The following proteins come from a genomic window of Rutidosis leptorrhynchoides isolate AG116_Rl617_1_P2 chromosome 10, CSIRO_AGI_Rlap_v1, whole genome shotgun sequence:
- the LOC139871079 gene encoding uncharacterized protein produces the protein MDVHANTIVNCFRHCKLRSTYNMTFENSYEGGESTQELQNLIKELGYRNAMNAEDILTHPEENVVAQLLTDGEIIESVIGINKDDIDEEDDESSTMEPPSQNGAIKAAITLNNFLLSYEKTTPEVLTMLRKIRDEIQGEIDFNKKQKTIESFFKKPS, from the coding sequence ATGGACGTTCATGCAAATACAATTGTGAACTGCTTTCGTCATTGTAAACTTCGATCAACATATAACATGACTTTTGAGAACTCATATGAAGGTGGTGAAAGCACTCAAGAACTCCAGAATTTGATCAAAGAGTTGGGTTATCGCAATGCAATGAATGCCGAAGATATTCTGACTCACCCAGAAGAAAATGTAGTTGCACAGTTGTTGACTGATGGAGAAATTATTGAAAGCGTTATTGGAATTAATAAAGATGATatcgatgaagaagatgatgaaagttCTACAATGGAGCCCCCTTCGCAAAACGGAGCTATTAAAGCGGCAATCACATTGAATAATTTCTTGTTGAGTTATGAGAAAACAACACCAGAAGTTCTTACCATGCTAAGGAAAATTAGAGACGAGATTCAAGGAGAAATTGATTTCAACAAAAAACAAAAGACAATTGAGTCATTTTTCAAAAAACCTTCATAA